The following proteins are co-located in the Pedobacter sp. FW305-3-2-15-E-R2A2 genome:
- the mscL gene encoding large conductance mechanosensitive channel protein MscL, with the protein MSFVKEFKEFAVKGNVIDLAVGVIIGGAFGKIVTSLVNDLIMPPISLLIGDKGFINFYLPLSEKVRQFVESNPTASLEDARKVGPVFAWGNFVTEVINFFILAFIIFLMVKAINKMKRKQEEAAPAVVPPTQDQVLLTEIRDLLKNK; encoded by the coding sequence ATGAGTTTTGTAAAAGAATTTAAAGAATTTGCAGTCAAGGGCAACGTGATTGACCTGGCTGTCGGTGTGATTATTGGAGGGGCATTCGGCAAGATTGTGACCTCTTTAGTGAATGATTTGATCATGCCTCCGATTAGCTTATTGATTGGTGATAAAGGTTTCATTAACTTCTATCTGCCACTAAGCGAAAAAGTAAGACAATTCGTGGAATCGAATCCTACGGCTTCATTGGAAGACGCGAGGAAAGTAGGTCCTGTATTTGCCTGGGGTAACTTCGTAACAGAGGTGATCAATTTCTTCATTTTAGCCTTTATCATCTTCCTGATGGTGAAAGCAATCAACAAAATGAAAAGAAAACAAGAAGAAGCAGCTCCTGCAGTGGTACCGCCAACACAGGATCAGGTATTGCTTACCGAAATACGCGATTTGCTGAAAAATAAGTAA
- a CDS encoding DUF4288 domain-containing protein, whose amino-acid sequence MKWFALRYIFQIISGDGNYASQFDEQLRLIQAKDAQEALNKGEGQSENFHRPFRNCKGELVKWEFICIADLYEIEAPGDGSEIASVLHEPEDMAIFLDELKRREAFLHQSISIKNPN is encoded by the coding sequence ATGAAATGGTTTGCGTTAAGATATATTTTTCAAATCATCAGTGGAGATGGTAATTATGCCTCTCAGTTTGATGAACAATTACGGCTAATCCAGGCCAAAGATGCTCAGGAAGCCTTAAATAAAGGAGAAGGGCAGTCGGAAAATTTTCACCGCCCTTTCCGTAACTGTAAGGGGGAATTGGTGAAGTGGGAGTTTATCTGTATTGCGGATTTGTACGAGATCGAAGCGCCTGGAGATGGGTCTGAAATCGCGTCCGTATTACATGAGCCAGAAGACATGGCAATTTTTTTAGATGAGCTGAAACGTCGGGAGGCGTTTCTGCATCAAAGTATATCCATAAAGAATCCTAATTAA
- a CDS encoding response regulator, translated as MEDQLVNILYVDDEVHNLNAFKASFRRSFNVFTAESAKEAMPILAEHSIQIIITDQRMPQMSGVEFLESILEAYPDPIRILLTGYADIAAVIDAINKGQVYLYITKPWQETELKLYIEKAFEVFQLRKENKELTKKLLIVNEQLEFMLRQKLIS; from the coding sequence ATGGAGGACCAGTTAGTAAATATTTTGTATGTTGATGACGAGGTACATAACCTCAATGCGTTTAAAGCGTCATTCAGGCGATCGTTTAACGTCTTTACCGCAGAATCAGCGAAGGAAGCAATGCCGATACTGGCGGAGCATTCCATTCAGATTATTATTACCGATCAGCGGATGCCACAGATGTCGGGGGTAGAATTTCTGGAATCTATTCTGGAAGCTTATCCGGACCCCATCCGTATTTTGCTGACCGGTTATGCAGATATCGCTGCAGTTATCGATGCCATTAACAAGGGGCAGGTGTATTTATACATCACAAAACCCTGGCAGGAAACGGAATTAAAGCTGTATATTGAAAAGGCTTTTGAAGTTTTTCAATTGAGAAAGGAAAACAAAGAGCTGACTAAAAAGCTACTGATCGTCAATGAGCAGTTGGAGTTCATGTTGCGTCAGAAACTTATTTCTTAA
- a CDS encoding PKD domain-containing protein: MRKRRLVLWLLLSVFFISCAYGQNTSNKGTEFWVAYTGHVDGVNSRLYLYVTSDVSTRVSVSIGGVTIPGSPFSVNANAIRPILINPQLLNVYIGSSDVIEQNKAIQITAEKPVVVYSHIFRAARSAATLVLPTKVLGREYYVSAYVQNGYFESPNQNPRLVQGYSEFTIIGVANHTQVEITPKAAERNGQHQAGATFTKELMKGEVYQYQSTEDLSGTHIVSVAGAGSGCQPIAVFSGSSWVGFCSVSQGSTQGGDNLYQQLYPTSSWGKEFITAPMINKPYDIFRLYFSKDNTRLTINGAAINAGSTNFFPGPLKTTYNKGEFFEFSSNQANHIVASEPVSLVQYQISQGCDPRNTDSNNPLYPGDPEMTILNPVEQTLSRITVYSAMRNQTSPQTQITRHFINVIIKNDFIPSFRINGVVPVAPFVPISGSPYSYLQEEVTEASAINPTHTLSADGGFSAIAYGYGRVESYGYLAGADVRNLFQNIEIINTATHLKTPDICMGASSEFVLTLPYETSSLTWIIDGMRQPPLANPVGTPVLIDGVRVYTYRYHQPMVFNAPGKHSLKVEVLNPSPSGCDPVEKIDLEFEVFAPAVADFSIGIPGRCAGTAVVFTDKSDPKGKNILKWTWNFGDGSPELVRDNGGPFEHIYATGGDYKVSLKVDNGNGCGPSQSGLKNLHINKIPEAKFSYSGACATKATVFTDLSVANEGRLSKWHWDFGDPGSTDNTSELSAPVHTYAAAGTYTVVLKVETSTGCAHSYTAQVKVVPLPVVDFELPGACVSNVAVFKNLTEDVAGLQYLWDFGEPGSGALNTSTDREGRHLYSAAGTYTITLTVTNANGCSVVKVKNSFELSSSDPVASFELVDPGSLCSNRSFQVRNTSTVRIGKIRILKWYLDGVLKEVDRDPVLNKVYTFNYEPFVSPESKRGILTLVAYSGLDEGSACQHAKDLELIFHAVPVAHFNILPEVCLNEDGFQVNAAILKTGESGVFSGPGISAAGFFDPLLAGLGIHTIKYKLVSGSGCVEEYSQQIRVLPIPEINAGPDLVVLVAGKEKQLDARASGFDLEYKWTPAAGLSRDDILNPMAKPDQDTEYTLSVKSGNGCVVTDRVMVKVLDDITVPNAFSPNGDGINDLWNLENIDSYPGATIEIFNRYGERVFSSQGYARSFDGTFSGKVLPVGTYYYLIRPNNGRKEKSGALTLIR; the protein is encoded by the coding sequence ATGAGAAAACGGAGATTAGTTTTATGGTTACTACTCTCTGTCTTTTTTATCAGCTGTGCTTATGGCCAGAACACTTCCAATAAAGGAACCGAGTTTTGGGTAGCCTATACTGGTCATGTTGATGGCGTAAACTCCAGATTATATTTATATGTGACTTCTGATGTGAGTACCAGGGTCTCCGTCAGTATCGGAGGAGTAACCATTCCAGGATCTCCGTTTTCTGTCAATGCAAATGCGATCAGGCCCATTCTGATCAATCCACAATTACTGAATGTTTATATCGGGAGTTCGGATGTAATAGAACAGAACAAGGCGATCCAGATCACAGCCGAAAAACCAGTAGTGGTTTATTCCCATATTTTCAGAGCAGCACGATCTGCTGCCACATTGGTGCTTCCTACAAAGGTTCTGGGGAGGGAATACTATGTTTCCGCTTATGTACAGAACGGCTATTTTGAGAGTCCCAATCAGAATCCAAGACTTGTTCAGGGGTATTCCGAGTTTACCATTATCGGTGTAGCCAACCATACTCAGGTCGAAATCACCCCCAAGGCAGCGGAGAGGAACGGGCAACATCAGGCGGGGGCAACTTTTACGAAAGAGCTGATGAAAGGAGAGGTTTATCAGTACCAGTCTACGGAGGATCTGTCCGGAACTCATATTGTCTCTGTTGCCGGTGCAGGCAGCGGTTGCCAGCCGATAGCCGTCTTTTCCGGAAGTTCCTGGGTTGGTTTTTGTAGTGTTTCGCAGGGCTCAACTCAGGGAGGAGATAACCTTTATCAGCAGTTGTATCCAACTTCTTCCTGGGGCAAGGAGTTTATTACGGCACCCATGATCAATAAGCCTTACGATATTTTCAGACTTTATTTCAGTAAAGACAATACCAGACTGACCATCAACGGGGCAGCAATCAATGCAGGGAGTACCAATTTTTTTCCCGGACCATTGAAGACTACTTATAACAAAGGAGAGTTTTTTGAATTTAGTTCGAATCAGGCAAACCATATCGTTGCATCAGAACCTGTTAGTCTGGTTCAATATCAGATCAGTCAGGGTTGTGATCCCCGGAATACCGATTCAAATAATCCATTATATCCCGGAGATCCGGAAATGACGATCCTGAATCCTGTGGAACAAACTTTGTCCAGAATTACGGTTTATTCTGCAATGAGGAACCAGACGAGTCCTCAAACCCAGATCACCCGGCATTTTATCAATGTCATCATCAAAAATGATTTTATTCCCTCTTTCCGGATTAATGGTGTGGTTCCGGTTGCGCCATTTGTGCCCATTTCCGGAAGTCCTTATTCTTATCTTCAGGAAGAGGTAACGGAAGCCTCCGCTATCAATCCTACACATACTTTGTCGGCCGATGGTGGATTTTCTGCGATCGCTTATGGATACGGAAGGGTGGAATCCTACGGTTATCTGGCCGGTGCGGATGTCCGGAACCTTTTTCAGAATATTGAGATCATCAATACGGCTACGCATTTGAAAACGCCGGATATTTGTATGGGCGCTTCTTCAGAATTCGTGTTGACTTTGCCCTACGAGACCAGTAGTCTGACCTGGATCATTGATGGTATGCGCCAACCCCCTTTAGCTAATCCCGTTGGAACACCTGTCCTTATTGATGGCGTTAGGGTTTATACCTATCGCTATCATCAACCTATGGTTTTTAATGCACCAGGGAAACATTCGCTGAAGGTAGAGGTTTTAAATCCCAGTCCGTCGGGTTGCGATCCTGTAGAGAAGATTGACCTGGAATTTGAGGTTTTTGCGCCCGCGGTGGCGGATTTCTCTATCGGTATACCAGGTCGTTGCGCCGGTACTGCGGTTGTATTTACCGATAAGAGTGATCCGAAAGGAAAGAACATCTTAAAATGGACCTGGAATTTTGGCGATGGAAGTCCGGAACTGGTCAGGGATAATGGAGGCCCATTTGAGCATATTTATGCCACAGGAGGAGATTACAAGGTGAGTTTGAAGGTAGACAATGGAAATGGCTGCGGACCATCTCAGAGCGGCCTTAAAAATCTTCATATCAACAAAATTCCTGAAGCAAAATTCAGTTATTCGGGAGCATGTGCCACGAAGGCAACGGTGTTTACAGATCTTTCTGTTGCCAATGAAGGAAGGCTAAGCAAATGGCATTGGGATTTTGGAGATCCCGGTAGTACGGACAATACTTCTGAACTTTCAGCTCCTGTGCATACCTATGCAGCAGCAGGAACCTATACCGTGGTACTGAAGGTCGAAACGAGTACCGGATGTGCTCATAGTTATACGGCCCAGGTTAAGGTGGTTCCGCTTCCTGTAGTAGATTTCGAATTGCCGGGAGCTTGCGTGAGTAATGTGGCTGTTTTTAAAAATCTAACTGAGGATGTCGCCGGGCTGCAGTACCTGTGGGATTTCGGGGAGCCAGGTTCGGGTGCTTTGAATACGAGTACAGATCGGGAGGGAAGACATCTGTATAGTGCGGCTGGAACCTATACCATTACGTTAACTGTTACGAATGCCAATGGCTGTAGCGTGGTGAAAGTAAAGAATTCTTTTGAGTTGAGTAGTTCTGATCCCGTTGCATCCTTTGAGTTGGTAGATCCTGGTTCGTTGTGCAGCAACCGTTCTTTTCAGGTAAGAAATACATCGACGGTAAGGATAGGCAAAATCAGAATTCTCAAATGGTATCTCGACGGGGTGTTAAAGGAGGTCGACAGAGACCCGGTTCTTAATAAGGTGTATACTTTTAATTATGAGCCATTTGTAAGTCCGGAAAGTAAGCGGGGGATTTTGACATTGGTTGCCTATTCCGGATTAGATGAAGGAAGTGCTTGTCAGCACGCTAAAGACCTGGAGCTGATCTTCCATGCGGTTCCGGTCGCTCATTTCAATATTTTACCGGAAGTATGTTTGAATGAGGACGGATTCCAGGTCAATGCCGCTATTTTGAAAACCGGAGAATCGGGCGTGTTTTCCGGGCCGGGAATTAGTGCCGCTGGTTTTTTCGATCCCTTGTTGGCTGGTCTGGGAATACATACGATAAAATACAAACTGGTTTCGGGAAGTGGATGCGTTGAGGAATATTCACAGCAGATCAGGGTCTTGCCGATACCGGAAATTAATGCCGGTCCGGATTTGGTGGTATTGGTTGCAGGAAAGGAAAAACAGCTGGATGCAAGGGCATCCGGATTTGATCTGGAATATAAATGGACACCGGCAGCAGGACTGAGCAGGGATGATATTTTAAACCCTATGGCTAAGCCAGATCAGGATACAGAGTATACTTTGAGCGTAAAATCCGGGAATGGCTGCGTGGTTACAGACCGGGTAATGGTGAAAGTTCTGGATGACATTACCGTACCTAATGCCTTTTCGCCCAATGGAGATGGCATAAATGACCTATGGAATCTGGAGAATATAGACAGTTATCCTGGCGCAACGATAGAAATATTTAACCGATATGGAGAAAGGGTTTTCAGTAGTCAGGGTTATGCCAGGTCTTTTGATGGTACTTTTTCCGGAAAAGTGTTGCCAGTAGGGACGTATTATTACCTCATCCGGCCAAATAACGGAAGAAAAGAGAAATCAGGAGCTTTAACTTTAATCAGGTAA
- a CDS encoding ChaN family lipoprotein — translation MKKLLVAVLLWIPMITFGQSSEQPYKIYDVKNQKIINIDELIANTNNIDVLFFGEEHNDSIGHILEFELLKKLSSAYPKTALALEMFHTDTQPVMNEYLAGLISEKNFSKEARTWNNYKDYRPMIEFAKASQLPVIAGNAAARYSNAVTKSGLEVLKQFPSASLAFLPPIPIDTATGRYYDKFIETLGGHDMGPMKIYQTQNLWDASMSWSIAKYYKANKGVKIFQVNGRFHSDEKLGTLAKLKQYLPKLRIANISCFPGDDFASPDWTKHQHLGDYIILTDPKIKRTF, via the coding sequence ATGAAGAAACTACTAGTCGCTGTGCTGCTCTGGATCCCCATGATCACATTTGGACAATCCTCCGAACAGCCTTACAAAATATATGATGTAAAAAACCAGAAGATCATCAACATTGATGAATTAATCGCCAATACCAACAACATCGATGTCCTCTTTTTTGGAGAAGAACACAATGATTCCATCGGTCATATTTTAGAGTTTGAGTTGCTGAAAAAACTGAGCAGTGCTTACCCAAAAACAGCCCTGGCTTTGGAGATGTTTCATACCGACACACAACCCGTGATGAACGAATACCTGGCGGGTCTGATTTCGGAAAAGAATTTCAGCAAAGAAGCAAGAACCTGGAACAACTATAAAGATTATCGCCCCATGATTGAGTTTGCCAAAGCCAGCCAGCTTCCGGTAATTGCCGGAAATGCCGCGGCAAGATATAGCAATGCGGTAACCAAATCGGGACTGGAAGTCTTAAAGCAATTCCCCTCCGCCTCTCTTGCCTTCCTTCCGCCGATCCCTATAGATACTGCCACAGGAAGATATTATGACAAATTTATAGAAACCCTTGGAGGTCACGACATGGGTCCAATGAAGATCTACCAAACGCAAAATCTTTGGGATGCCAGCATGTCCTGGTCAATAGCCAAGTACTATAAAGCCAATAAAGGAGTAAAGATTTTTCAGGTTAACGGGCGTTTTCACAGTGATGAAAAACTGGGAACACTGGCTAAATTAAAGCAATACCTGCCAAAACTTCGGATAGCAAATATTTCCTGTTTCCCGGGAGATGATTTTGCAAGCCCCGACTGGACTAAACACCAGCACCTTGGAGATTACATTATCCTTACTGACCCGAAAATAAAAAGAACTTTTTAA
- a CDS encoding type IX secretion system membrane protein PorP/SprF: protein MRKLDHIITAILLAGLGAHAQQRPQYTQYIFNNYLLNPALSGIENYTDIKMGYRRQWTGIENAPQTSFVAAHWKLGDDYLWGNPLSLPDKGDDPMSRNYMQNYTASPAHHGIGVVAVYDKAAAISRLDFNLTYAYHLQLQNALNLSVGVSAGFSRIGFDANSLQFEDQTREDPAIRNTTISQFKPDLGMGLWLYGARFFAGVSLQSALPQKLSFTKNTDYNSGKEVPHLFVTSGYRFFLDEEISLTPSVMFKQVTATLSADLNMKASYKDKFWIGGSYRKGDSFSAMMGGNFGKMLNLTYAYDFTTSGLNKVSNGSHEIVLGIQLNNVYQVWSGQRRMW, encoded by the coding sequence TTGAGGAAACTAGATCATATCATCACCGCAATATTGCTGGCCGGCCTTGGTGCCCATGCTCAGCAAAGGCCTCAGTATACACAGTATATTTTTAACAATTACCTGTTAAATCCCGCTTTAAGCGGGATCGAAAATTATACCGATATCAAGATGGGATACCGGCGACAATGGACTGGAATAGAAAATGCACCTCAAACCTCATTTGTTGCAGCACACTGGAAGCTTGGAGACGACTATTTATGGGGCAATCCATTGTCACTCCCGGATAAAGGAGATGACCCCATGAGCAGGAATTATATGCAAAATTACACAGCTTCTCCCGCCCATCACGGAATAGGGGTAGTTGCCGTTTACGATAAAGCTGCGGCCATATCCCGATTGGACTTTAACCTGACCTATGCTTATCATTTGCAGTTACAAAATGCCTTAAATCTATCTGTAGGGGTATCTGCAGGATTTTCGAGGATAGGCTTTGATGCGAATTCCTTGCAGTTTGAGGATCAGACAAGGGAAGATCCTGCGATACGAAATACCACGATCAGTCAGTTCAAACCTGATCTGGGAATGGGGCTGTGGTTGTATGGAGCACGTTTCTTTGCTGGTGTTTCTTTGCAGTCTGCATTGCCTCAGAAACTGTCATTTACAAAGAATACCGATTATAATTCCGGTAAGGAGGTTCCACATTTATTTGTGACGTCCGGGTATCGGTTTTTTCTGGATGAAGAGATTTCTTTGACACCCTCGGTGATGTTTAAGCAGGTTACAGCAACGCTTTCAGCAGATCTGAATATGAAAGCATCCTACAAGGATAAGTTCTGGATCGGTGGAAGCTATCGGAAGGGGGATTCTTTTTCGGCAATGATGGGCGGTAATTTTGGCAAGATGCTAAACCTGACCTATGCTTATGATTTCACGACTTCCGGTTTAAATAAGGTGAGTAACGGAAGTCATGAAATCGTGCTGGGCATTCAGCTGAATAATGTATACCAGGTTTGGAGCGGGCAGCGAAGAATGTGGTAA
- a CDS encoding response regulator, translated as MNSDTSANVLYVDDEVHNLNAFKASFRRKFNIFTANSAVEGRQVLESEDIHVIVTDQRMPVTTGIEFLESIIPDFPEPIRILLTGYADINAVIDAINKGQVYRYIQKPWMEDDLRINIEKAFELYMLRKENRDLTASLIIANEKLENLLRGDLGS; from the coding sequence ATGAATTCTGACACTTCCGCAAACGTTCTCTATGTTGATGATGAAGTCCATAATCTAAATGCTTTCAAGGCTAGCTTCAGGCGTAAATTTAATATTTTTACCGCGAATTCGGCAGTAGAGGGCAGGCAGGTTTTAGAGTCGGAAGATATTCATGTGATCGTTACCGATCAAAGAATGCCAGTTACTACGGGGATCGAATTTCTGGAATCTATCATTCCTGATTTTCCGGAACCCATCAGAATTTTGCTTACTGGTTATGCGGATATCAATGCCGTTATTGATGCCATTAATAAAGGACAAGTTTATCGTTACATCCAAAAGCCATGGATGGAGGACGACCTCAGGATTAATATTGAGAAAGCATTTGAACTTTACATGCTGAGAAAGGAAAACAGAGACCTGACCGCCAGTCTTATCATAGCCAATGAAAAACTGGAGAACCTGCTCAGGGGAGACCTGGGCTCCTGA
- the rpoN gene encoding RNA polymerase factor sigma-54 — MLKQHLQQKLLQKLSPQQIQFIKLLQVPTVALDTRIKEELEENPALEDPSLMIAEEPKGEYDDLNDTPDDFDSSAKEENTDEFNVDDYLQDDNVNDYSTSYNNDDDEEKKETPIAIESTFFESLQEQLDLVPLSDQDFIIGKQIIGSLDDDGYLRRPITSMIDDLAFSQNAMVEEEDVLEMLKVIQSFDPPGIAARDLQECLTLQLKRKDPANPIIQKAIIIVENHLDEFTRKHYDKLEKSLGLNSDDLKEIIAEILRLNPKPGDSNQVTTKQLQVIPDFHVSNNDGTLILTLNSKNAPELRVSRSYIDMFDHYDKAAQKDKKLKEAVQFVKQKLDSAKWFIDAIKQRQQTLLKTMNAIMQYQYEYLLTGDERKMRPMILKDIADKIDMDISTVSRVANSKYVQTEFGTFLLKSFFSEAIQTESGEEVSNKEVKKILEDCIGNEDKRKPLADEKLTEILKEQGYNIARRTVAKYREQMNIPVARLRKEL, encoded by the coding sequence ATGCTTAAACAACATCTACAACAAAAATTACTTCAGAAGCTATCTCCACAGCAAATTCAATTTATAAAATTGCTGCAAGTACCTACAGTTGCATTAGATACCCGTATAAAAGAAGAATTAGAAGAAAACCCTGCACTTGAAGATCCCAGCTTAATGATCGCTGAGGAGCCGAAAGGAGAATATGATGATCTGAATGATACTCCGGATGATTTTGATTCCAGTGCCAAAGAAGAGAATACGGATGAGTTTAATGTAGATGATTATTTACAGGATGACAACGTAAACGACTATAGTACCTCCTACAACAATGATGATGACGAAGAAAAAAAAGAAACTCCAATCGCGATTGAGAGCACCTTTTTTGAAAGCTTACAGGAACAACTCGATTTAGTTCCTTTATCTGATCAGGATTTCATCATTGGCAAGCAAATTATTGGAAGCTTAGATGACGATGGTTACCTGCGCAGACCTATCACCTCCATGATCGACGACCTTGCATTTTCACAAAATGCCATGGTAGAAGAAGAGGATGTGCTGGAAATGCTTAAAGTAATCCAAAGCTTCGACCCTCCGGGAATAGCTGCAAGAGACCTTCAGGAGTGTCTCACACTTCAGTTAAAACGTAAAGACCCGGCAAACCCGATCATTCAGAAAGCCATCATTATCGTTGAAAATCACCTGGATGAATTTACCAGAAAACATTACGATAAACTGGAAAAATCCCTCGGCCTGAACAGCGATGACCTCAAAGAAATTATTGCGGAAATACTACGCTTAAATCCAAAACCAGGAGACTCGAACCAGGTAACGACCAAGCAACTGCAGGTCATCCCTGATTTCCATGTTTCCAATAATGACGGTACTTTAATCCTGACACTCAATTCAAAAAACGCACCGGAACTCAGAGTGAGCCGTTCGTATATTGACATGTTTGATCATTATGATAAAGCGGCACAAAAGGATAAAAAACTCAAGGAAGCAGTACAGTTTGTAAAACAAAAACTGGATTCTGCAAAATGGTTTATTGATGCCATTAAACAAAGACAGCAAACCTTGTTAAAGACCATGAATGCCATCATGCAATACCAGTATGAATACCTGCTGACTGGCGATGAGCGCAAAATGCGTCCCATGATCTTGAAAGATATTGCAGACAAAATTGACATGGACATTTCTACCGTTTCCAGGGTGGCAAATTCTAAATATGTGCAAACAGAATTTGGAACTTTTCTCTTGAAATCTTTCTTCTCTGAAGCCATACAAACAGAAAGTGGTGAAGAAGTATCCAACAAAGAGGTAAAGAAAATTCTGGAAGACTGTATCGGAAACGAAGACAAACGTAAGCCGCTTGCAGATGAAAAACTGACAGAAATCCTTAAAGAACAAGGTTACAATATCGCCAGAAGAACAGTTGCAAAATACAGGGAACAAATGAACATTCCTGTGGCACGTTTAAGAAAAGAACTATAA